The DNA region ACTGCTTTCTTGCGGCGGTTGAGGGCATCGGATGTGGCGCGGACAACGTACTGCGGCATGCTGCGGTTGATCTGGCCAGCGAGCTCGATGAAACGTGTGTGTACTCCGTACTCGCGCGCCTTCCACGTGAGGTAGAATGGATCGATTGGAATGCAGTGCCCGCCGAGGCCTGGTCCTGGATAGAATGCTTTGAAGCCGAACGGCTTGGTTGCAGCGGCGTTGATCACTTCCCAGATGTCGATGCCCATTTTGTCGGCAGCGATCTTGAGTTCATTGACGAGACCGATGTTTACCGCGCGGTAGATATTTTCCAGAAGTTTGGTGAACTCGGCGACCTGAGTTGAGCTGACTGGGACCACTGAGGCGATGGCCGCCTCGTAGAGGGCTTTGCCGACTTCCGCGCAGGCTGGAGTGGTTCCACCGACGACTTTTGGAATGTTCTTACTGGAGAATTCCGGGTTGCCCGGATCTTCGCGTTCCGGCGAGTAGACGAGAAAGACATCAGTTCCAACCGTGAGGCCCTGGGCTTCGATGCGCGGTTTGAGTTCTTCTTCTGTGGTACCCGGGTAGGTTGTGGACTCGAGCGATACCACCTGGCCGGAGCGGAGGTATGGGGCTACGGCGTCCATTGTGTTGGTGACGTAGCTGAGGTCAGGCTCCAAGTGTTCGTCCAATGGAGTAGGCACGCACATGATAATGGCGTCCACTTCAGCGATGCGCGAAAAGTCGGTGGTGGCGTCGATCAATCCGTTCGAAACCCCGGTGCCAAGTGGAGCTGAGTCGATATGATCGATATAGCTCTCGCCGGCTTTGATGGAATCCACCTTGGATTGGTCGATATCAAAACCAACGGAATGGTAGCCTTTGGCGGAGAATGCCAACATCAAAGGCAGTCCGACATAGCCGAGGCCGACGATGCCGATGACGGCGTCCTTGGATTGGATTTTTTCGAGTAGTTGCATGGCCAGAAATGAATAGGAGAGCATTGGGCTCCCAAGAGTGTGCTGTGCTTGCTTCGCCTGTCAGGCATTCCGTGTCAATGCCGCCGTGGCATGGATTTCAGGATGTGGCGGATTCGTGCGCTATTTGGTTGGATTTGCCGGGCCGGTTTGGCGCAGGGATTTGGGCAGGAACCAACGGCGGATCGGATGGCGGAGTGCTTTTTCCACGCTGCGTTCGATCTTGTCCAGCTGTTTGCGCGCGGGCTTGAGCTCGGCGTTGAGTCGTTTGGCTTCCGCGAGTTGTTGCTTCACTGCCGCGAGTTTGCCTTGCTTGGCTTCGAGTTCCGTTTCCAAGGCACGCATGACATCTCCGTTGCCACTGCGGGTGATCAGTTGGTCTTCCTCGTACTCATCGAGGAAACGGTTGACCCAGCTGTCGTTCAACTCGTTGCCCTGTTTTTTGGTGGCGTGTTCATTGGTGAGGGACGAGGCATCAACATCAATGCCGGCGAACTTGGCGATACGGCCGACCACATCGACGAGGTCATTTTTCACTTCGTCGAAGCTCACTTCGATGTAGGGCAGGGCGGCAGCTTCCAACGTGTAGCGCCACGAGGCATTGTCCAAAACCAGCTCACGCAAGCAGTGGTTGATCTGGTCGAAGTCGTAGGTCGGGTTGGAGTTCCTGGCTTCCATTCCCGAGATCCAGACGCCGGTCTGACGGGCCACCGCGAGGGAGACCGCCTGACGTACGAGGTCTTTACGGGTGAGGATCACGTAGTGAGCGTTGGGGAGAAGCCGCTCGATCCTGCGGATACCACCGTGATGCCGCACGTGGGAATAGTGAAGTTTGATCCCGAAGACCCCATTCGGTGCCGTGCGACGATTCTGGATCTCGTGCAGGGTGTCCTCCACACCGGAAGTATCAAACCTGCGCTCCCACTCGGTGAAGTTGGTCGGGTTGGCATACTCAAGTGGGTAGCCGAAGGCACCGGTGCGGTGCAATGCATGGCCTAGCATGTGGCTGCCGCTTCGTCCGGTCGATGCGATGACCAAGGTTTTGGTTGGCGGCGCGTTGCCTGGCGTATCGTGGTTGGACGAGAACTGATCGGTGTAGAGAGCCATGAAGGGAGGATGAAAGACCGGTAGGTCAGAGTGGAATATTAACGGGATGCCCTTTTCAACGACTTGGGGAGAAAGAGCGAGCGGAGCGGGTGACGCTGCACCTTTTCGAGATCGGCGTTCAACTGCCGGAGCTTTTTGGCGCTGGCCTTGGTGTCGTCCAATTTCGCCTTGAGCGACTGAACCTTTGCTGATTGTTCGGAGGCTTTTGTTTTGAGTGAGGTGAGCTTTTCGGTGCTCGAGGCGAGCTTCTTTTCGAGTGTCGAAACGTAGCCGGTCGGTCCGTAAGCTTCTGCCACGAAGCGCTCAAGACGCTCCAAGTCCTGACGCACGAGTTGCTCGGGGGACGGCTGGCTGAGGGATGGCCAGAGGTCGGAAGGGAAGGCGTCGATCAATGCCTGGGCATCCCATTGCGGAGTCATCAACGCGCATCGTTCCAGCACATCCTCCAGAGCGGGATAGTGCTCTGCGGATGAGAGGTCAAGGGCTTGCCAATTCTCAAGTCCCGCTCCCGAAGCGTAGTCACGGTATTTGAAGTCGCCACCGATGATGCGATCCGAGAGCACCAACTGACAGCGCGGGACTCCGTAAACATCAGCCGCAATCAATCCATGCAAACTGGTCGAGACAATGGCTTCACACGCCGCGACCTGATCGGCGAAGTCTGTGATCCCCGATGCGACATTCAACACGGTGACATCAGGGAGGCTCGCCAATTGCTGCACTACCGGATGATCCCGGTCTACGAAATGTGGAATGACTCCAAGACGGTAGTGTTTCGGGACGTTGGGTTGGTAGAACCGAGACATCAGCAAGGCAGGATCGCCGAACGCGGTGGGCGGTGTGATGCCCCGTTTTTCCAACTCTGCAGCAGTGAGCTTGCCGCGCACTGCCCTGAACGACGCCTTGGTGCTGCCCAGTTGATCAGGGCTGATCATTCCGCTGCCCCAAACCACACTGTGGTCATCCGCCGATTGTAACACACTGCCGATAGCCATCAGGTTTTGTGGCCCATTTGCAGCAGATGAGAGATCGGCGCCAAGTGCCACCTCGTGAATCGTGCCGCCCATGCGGGAAACGATCCAGCCACTCAATCGGTCACCCCAATTTGGAACTCGGATGAACGTGCGTAAGGGAATGCTCATAGTGGTCATGGTTGGCGGTTATTTTCCGAACAGTCGGGAGAGCCAGTTGGGGCGTTCGCGTGGTGTCGATTCCGTGGCAGCCTTTGGCTCGTCTTGAGTAGACGGCTTTGAGAGCTTTTTGCTCTTTTTGCGCTCAGGGATGATGGGGACCCATGCTGACGGTAGGCTGTTGTAGACTTCGGGATGAGTGGATTTCAACCATCCGATGTAGGGCACCAACAAGGATGGGGTCTCCTGCTCTAGCAACTGAATAACCCTGGTCAGGTAGTGAGAGTCTCCTTGAGTCAAAGCTATGTGAGTGGCGCGGCAAAGCCAGGTCAGGTCCACGGCGGCTCTGAAGCGCTCCGGATAGTCCATCAACGGCGTCCGCCACGTGTTGGTCAGCATTGCCAATTCATCTTCGATCGCAGACAAAGCAATTTTCGCTGCGGGGGGAGTTGGTGCGGGCAGCGATGGGTCGAGAATGCCGCATGCTCTATATTTGTGGAAGAAGTCGATTAGAAACTTTTCGATTCCGAATTCTACGAATGTGTTGTCGATCCCACCCATCGCAAGAAAGGCATCGCGTGTTACCATTAATGTCTTGGCACACGAGATTCCGCATGGGCTTTGGAGAAAGATCTCCCGGGACAAGTTTCCGAGCGGAGCCTGTTTTTGCTTCTTGTATTCCGGGGGCATCGCGTAGACGGCGCTGCATCCGTTTTTGTGAGCGGCTGATACCATCTCCTCGAATTGGAGTTCTGGCAGCGGATCCCCACAATGCACGATGCGGATCCAGTCGCCCATGGCGCCCTGAGCGGTTTGATTGATGAGTGTTGGTAGCTCTTCCGGGCTGGCTGTGGTCACCATCTTGGTTGGCAAACCCTTTGGTAGTGGCCTCGTGGCGAGCGAGGAATCTGCGCCAACGATCGTCACATCGACCGGGCGTCGTGATTGATCTGCGATCTGGTGCAGAGTGTGCGCGAGATCGTCTGTGGTGTGTGACTTCGGGTTACACAATACGATCACGCTGACCTGATTCAATGAGGTGAGATCAGCGTTCTCTGGTTCGTTGCTGTTCGGGGCTATTGCTAATCCGTGTAGCCCCCCCGGATGACCGCTCTCTCTCAGCAGCGGGTCCACTAGCATTTCCCGTTCGTTTGGTTTCGCCCACTTTGCCAGGCAGTCTCCTAGTAACTGGAAGGCGGTCTTTTGATCATCCTTGTCGGCGATCTTGTCGATCATGGACAGGATCAATCGCACTTTGGAATAGATCAGTTTGAGAACATCCGCGGGAAGTGACGACTTATCGTAGCATTCTAGAAACAACTGGATCAGCCGAATCCGATCCTTTGCGGTCTTTAGCGTGAAAGTTTGCATCACGCTGAGGTTGGCGGGGTCGTCCCTTTCGGTGCGCCAATATACGATATGGTCGATGATGCGGATGTCTCTGGCGCGATCGACGACCGCCATGGCAAACGCTGCGTCCTCACCGGTAATCGGAGGGAACAGCAACTGGTTCGCTTTTAAAAAGGCCAATGAGTAGATCTTGGCGACGGGGATGGGGTGGGTCAGTGCGAGTTCGGGCTTTCGCCGCACATTGCGTCCGCAGTTCTCCCCGGCGTACCAATGGTCCAAATAACCGAAAGGATCCTCGCTGCCGTCGTCGCGTTTCCACATTGGCCGGCCGAGCACCAGGTCGGCCTTGGTGTTGATTATCTCGCGCAGCAATGCTTCGCATGCGTCTGGCGGCATGCGATCGTCGGAATCGAGGAAGATGACATAAGGTGCAGAGGTCAATGACATGCCGAGGTTTCTGGCGACCCCTTGTCCTTCGTTTTCCTTTTCCTTGTAGATGATATTGGAGTGGCGTCTTGCGAACTCATCTGCAATCGCGCCGCTGCCGTCGGTTGATCCGTCGTTAATGACAATGAGCTGAATGCGATCGGCAATCGTTTGGGAAAGGATAGAGTCCAAACAATTTTCCAGATAGCGCTCCACGTTGTACACCGGAATAATCACGGCGATGTCGTACGTGGTGTCTGTTGGAGTGGCGCCTTCGCGGACCATCCAATCATCGCGCAATTTGGAAAAGAGATTCATTCAGGAAGGAAATGGAAAGGTTTGCGGATTTGGCAGGTGCTAGAGGTTTATCGCCGGGGAGACACCTAGTTTGGCGCATGCCAACTGGTAGAGGTGAATGTCCAGGTCGCAGTGACGGCGCAGCGCCTCGAGATCCTCGTGGGTGAGTTCCAGGTTTGATGGAGCTTTGAACGGAGGAGGTGAGCCTTCGTTGAGGCGCCATCCCTTGAGTTCCGATTGGAATATAGACTCCATGGCCTGTAGCGACGCGGCTTCTTGGTCTTCAAGCCCGACCCAGCGGACTGACTGAGAGAACCATGAGTCAATCGCCGTGCTTGAGTCCAAGTTGAGGAAGTGGGCTTGGCGGTTGTGGAGAGGGGACGATATCTGGTGGTTCAGGAACTCGCCCAGAGTCATATCGCATGCGATCTCGCGTTCGCTGGATACGGGATGATTCTTTTGAAAATTGCGGAACGAGCTGACCATTCGCCACGCTGGGTTTCCTAACCACAGCCAATAGCGTACATCGCGAGCGGTATCTGCGGTTTCCCAGCGGCGGGCTGAGGGCCCGTAGATGAAGCGGATAGCAGGCGCGTTGTCCAGAAAGTGGGACTGGTTGCGCTGGACTGCGCCCTTTTGTTTGGTGATTTGGCAGCAATACAGGTCGGCAGGCGGGTGGATACGCTCGAACCATTTCAGTGCCTTTGGCATCTTCAGGCCTGGAGGGATGAGGCCGATGTCGAGAGGCTCGCCTGCGGCAGACGGGCGGAATTGGGGGTGCTGATCGCTGAGAAAAGTCGGGCGGTTCATGGGGAGATCGAGTGGGCTCAACGACGCAACAAGCGGGCGATCAAGCTCGGCTTGGGGGCTGGGGCGGCTGACGCTTTTTCAGTGCGTGGCGTCGGCTTTTCACTGGATGGCGGTTTTGGGAATGAGGAAACGATAGAGTCGATGGTGCGTCGCGCCTGGTCCTCGCTCCAGTTGGCAAGAGGGGTGCCGGAAAAGGCTTGGTACGCCGAGGAATCTGCAGCTGGTAGATTCAGGGCTGCGCGTGTGTGGTCAAGCCATGTGCCCCGCAGATCTGGAAAGGCATAGGCGACAGGGCTTGGAGATTGTTGGCCGCTGACCTTCGCGTCGGCGAGGAGCAAGAGCGACAACAAGATGGGATCCGGGCGTGCGGCTCCTTTGTGGAGCGCTTGCTGGACGAAGCGGTTGGCCTCGATATAGGCAGCCTCTCCCGTGGACTTCGGATCGAGCAAATCCAGCAATGTGTGGGCCATGAGTAGGTCGGGAGTGCCCTTGTAATAAACACATGCCTGATCGAACTGCTTGCGGGCCTCGGGTAAATCGAAGGCGTCTGGAGTCAGCGCGTGGAAACAGCGGTTCACGCAGCGGGAGAATGGTGAGTTTGCCGAGTAGTGCGGCAGCTCCTCCGCACCTGCCTGGACGTAGGTCGGGGCGGAGAGGATCGATGGCTGGTGAAGGCGCATCTGGATACGTTCGTCGGCAGTGAGCGATTGCCATGTCCGCAGCCAATCTGCGATGTGGGCGCGTGCCTCGATGCTGTGCTGTTGTTGTACCAGCTCTTGCCCAGCGCGGGTGATGCGGTCAATGCGGTCTGGATCGGCAAACAAAGCGGTGAGCTTCTCTACTGCGTTGGATGCATCCGCCATGACGCAGTTTTCCATGTCGACGAAGCCCATTTGTTCGATCACGGGGATGCGCTCGGCGATCATGCAGCACCCGGATGCGGGGATCTCCAAGGCTTTCTTGGTGATCACGTGGAAAGACGCGCCGCAGTTCAGAGCGAACTGCGAGCGGTTTAGCAATTTGGCGTACTCGGCTCCGACGTATTTGTGGAAGCTTTGGGCTTTCGGGCGCGGGGCGGAAAATGAGGGGAAATGGCGGCGGATCACCGGTGCGATCGCGCGGCGCCATGGGTAGCGGTTGGAATGGCCGTCGTCGTCGAAACCATCTCCCAGGATGGCGATTGGGATGGATTTCTCCAAGCCGTAGTCTTTGAACACACCCTTCGATGCGAACGGAGGAACAATAGCGGTCTTCGCGCCCCACTTGCCGAGCATCTCGCGCTTGTTGGTGAGCTTGGCGAAGATGATGTCTGGCTGCAGAAGTTCCAGCGTGTGGATGAAATCGGTACGGGCTGGTTCGTGGCCATCGGCAAGCGTGACGACAGCGATCGGGATGCCGGCGGCGGTGGCGGTGGCGCGTAGCACTTCCGGGTTGCAGCGGATTCTGATCCCGTTGTTGAAATCGACTGCTAGAATAATTTCGGGTGCGTGGGTCTCCACTGTCTCGCGGACCTCCTCGTCACCTACCGGTGAGACAGTGTGCAGGTCGAAAAAGTGGTCCAGCCATCCGAGGAATGGGCGCACCGCCGACTCCATGTAGTATTCCTGGATTTCATCAAAACCGGAGAGGAATAGAAGCCCGTGGGGACGCTGGGCGGGAGGGGTACTGGATGACATAGTGGATAGCGGGGAATGCGCGAATATGCGTAGCGGAGATCGCATGAGCAATCAACCCTAGGGTCGGCCCTGTGATGAACGGATAAGGTCACGGGGCTTGTCCAGGGCCAAGATCCGGCAGATACGGCAATCGGATGCTGGACAAGCTGCGGCCGATCGCGAACCGTGGAGCACGATCATGAGCAGCCCATTGCACATCCTTTTCACCAATAACGCCCTGATGTACCCGGCAGGAACCGAGATCGCCGTGC from Sulfuriroseicoccus oceanibius includes:
- a CDS encoding nucleotide sugar dehydrogenase is translated as MAMQLLEKIQSKDAVIGIVGLGYVGLPLMLAFSAKGYHSVGFDIDQSKVDSIKAGESYIDHIDSAPLGTGVSNGLIDATTDFSRIAEVDAIIMCVPTPLDEHLEPDLSYVTNTMDAVAPYLRSGQVVSLESTTYPGTTEEELKPRIEAQGLTVGTDVFLVYSPEREDPGNPEFSSKNIPKVVGGTTPACAEVGKALYEAAIASVVPVSSTQVAEFTKLLENIYRAVNIGLVNELKIAADKMGIDIWEVINAAATKPFGFKAFYPGPGLGGHCIPIDPFYLTWKAREYGVHTRFIELAGQINRSMPQYVVRATSDALNRRKKAVNGSKILLMGLAYKEDVDDMRESPAFELMDLLKEQGAEVDYYDPHLPVITPTREHAEWTGTQSIEWNEQAIRGYDAVLISTHHKAFDLQQLVDWADIIVDTRNALAKSGIEPKDGQLTKA
- a CDS encoding Stf0 family sulfotransferase, with amino-acid sequence MALYTDQFSSNHDTPGNAPPTKTLVIASTGRSGSHMLGHALHRTGAFGYPLEYANPTNFTEWERRFDTSGVEDTLHEIQNRRTAPNGVFGIKLHYSHVRHHGGIRRIERLLPNAHYVILTRKDLVRQAVSLAVARQTGVWISGMEARNSNPTYDFDQINHCLRELVLDNASWRYTLEAAALPYIEVSFDEVKNDLVDVVGRIAKFAGIDVDASSLTNEHATKKQGNELNDSWVNRFLDEYEEDQLITRSGNGDVMRALETELEAKQGKLAAVKQQLAEAKRLNAELKPARKQLDKIERSVEKALRHPIRRWFLPKSLRQTGPANPTK
- a CDS encoding polysaccharide pyruvyl transferase family protein, yielding MSIPLRTFIRVPNWGDRLSGWIVSRMGGTIHEVALGADLSSAANGPQNLMAIGSVLQSADDHSVVWGSGMISPDQLGSTKASFRAVRGKLTAAELEKRGITPPTAFGDPALLMSRFYQPNVPKHYRLGVIPHFVDRDHPVVQQLASLPDVTVLNVASGITDFADQVAACEAIVSTSLHGLIAADVYGVPRCQLVLSDRIIGGDFKYRDYASGAGLENWQALDLSSAEHYPALEDVLERCALMTPQWDAQALIDAFPSDLWPSLSQPSPEQLVRQDLERLERFVAEAYGPTGYVSTLEKKLASSTEKLTSLKTKASEQSAKVQSLKAKLDDTKASAKKLRQLNADLEKVQRHPLRSLFLPKSLKRASR
- a CDS encoding glycosyltransferase family 2 protein translates to MVREGATPTDTTYDIAVIIPVYNVERYLENCLDSILSQTIADRIQLIVINDGSTDGSGAIADEFARRHSNIIYKEKENEGQGVARNLGMSLTSAPYVIFLDSDDRMPPDACEALLREIINTKADLVLGRPMWKRDDGSEDPFGYLDHWYAGENCGRNVRRKPELALTHPIPVAKIYSLAFLKANQLLFPPITGEDAAFAMAVVDRARDIRIIDHIVYWRTERDDPANLSVMQTFTLKTAKDRIRLIQLFLECYDKSSLPADVLKLIYSKVRLILSMIDKIADKDDQKTAFQLLGDCLAKWAKPNEREMLVDPLLRESGHPGGLHGLAIAPNSNEPENADLTSLNQVSVIVLCNPKSHTTDDLAHTLHQIADQSRRPVDVTIVGADSSLATRPLPKGLPTKMVTTASPEELPTLINQTAQGAMGDWIRIVHCGDPLPELQFEEMVSAAHKNGCSAVYAMPPEYKKQKQAPLGNLSREIFLQSPCGISCAKTLMVTRDAFLAMGGIDNTFVEFGIEKFLIDFFHKYRACGILDPSLPAPTPPAAKIALSAIEDELAMLTNTWRTPLMDYPERFRAAVDLTWLCRATHIALTQGDSHYLTRVIQLLEQETPSLLVPYIGWLKSTHPEVYNSLPSAWVPIIPERKKSKKLSKPSTQDEPKAATESTPRERPNWLSRLFGK
- a CDS encoding glycosyltransferase — protein: MSSSTPPAQRPHGLLFLSGFDEIQEYYMESAVRPFLGWLDHFFDLHTVSPVGDEEVRETVETHAPEIILAVDFNNGIRIRCNPEVLRATATAAGIPIAVVTLADGHEPARTDFIHTLELLQPDIIFAKLTNKREMLGKWGAKTAIVPPFASKGVFKDYGLEKSIPIAILGDGFDDDGHSNRYPWRRAIAPVIRRHFPSFSAPRPKAQSFHKYVGAEYAKLLNRSQFALNCGASFHVITKKALEIPASGCCMIAERIPVIEQMGFVDMENCVMADASNAVEKLTALFADPDRIDRITRAGQELVQQQHSIEARAHIADWLRTWQSLTADERIQMRLHQPSILSAPTYVQAGAEELPHYSANSPFSRCVNRCFHALTPDAFDLPEARKQFDQACVYYKGTPDLLMAHTLLDLLDPKSTGEAAYIEANRFVQQALHKGAARPDPILLSLLLLADAKVSGQQSPSPVAYAFPDLRGTWLDHTRAALNLPAADSSAYQAFSGTPLANWSEDQARRTIDSIVSSFPKPPSSEKPTPRTEKASAAPAPKPSLIARLLRR